The Aphelocoma coerulescens isolate FSJ_1873_10779 chromosome 2, UR_Acoe_1.0, whole genome shotgun sequence genome contains a region encoding:
- the RNF138 gene encoding E3 ubiquitin-protein ligase RNF138 isoform X3, which produces MAEGAAAAPACFSEDDFYCPVCQEVFKTPVRTANCQHVFCRKCFLTAIRESGTHCPLCRGSVTKKERTYPKRALDVENSMKKASGGCRCCEKQVRFSWMRQHYKTCKKYQDEYGVSSIIPNLQISQDATGNSSRSDAISDTGEMANNQILQGETSGHPTFKCPLCQEANFTRQRLLDHCNNRHLYQIVPVICPICVSLPWADTNQVTRNLVSHLNLRHRFDYGEFVNLQLDEEAQYQNAVQESCHVNF; this is translated from the exons ATGGCCGAGGGGgccgcggcggccccggcgTGCTTCAGCGAGGATGATTTTTACTGCCCGGTGTGCCAGGAGGTGTTCAAAACGCCCGTGAGGACCGCCAACTGCCAGCACGT GTTTTGCAGGAAGTGCTTCTTGACAGCTATAAGAGAAAGTGGAACACACTGTCCTCTCTGCCGGGGGAGCGTgactaaaaaagaaagaacGTATCCCAAAAGGGCTCTAGATGTTGAAAACAGTATGAAGAAAGCTTCTGGGGGCTGTAGATGCTGTGAGAAGCAG gttAGATTTTCATGGATGAGACAGCATTATAAAACGTGTAAGAAGTATCAGGATGAATATGGTGTCTCTTCAATTATTCCAAACTTACAGATTTCCCAAGATGCAACAGGGAACAG tAGCAGAAGTGATGCAATATCTGATACTGGTGAGATGGCTAATAATCAAATACTTCAAGGAGAAACAAG TGGACACCCAACCTTCAAATGCCCCCTGTGTCAGGAAGCCAATTTTACCAGACAGCGCTTGCTGGATCACTGTAATAATAGACATCTTTATCAGATCGTTCCTGTG ATCTGTCCTATTTGTGTATCTCTTCCTTGGGCAGATACTAACCAGGTTACTAGAAATCTTGTTAGCCATCTAAATCTAAGGCACCGGTTTGACTACGGAGAATTCGTG aATCTTCAGCTTGATGAAGAGGCCCAATACCAAAATGCAGTTCAAGAATCCTGTCATGTGAACTTTTAA
- the RNF138 gene encoding E3 ubiquitin-protein ligase RNF138 isoform X1, with product MAEGAAAAPACFSEDDFYCPVCQEVFKTPVRTANCQHVFCRKCFLTAIRESGTHCPLCRGSVTKKERTYPKRALDVENSMKKASGGCRCCEKQVRFSWMRQHYKTCKKYQDEYGVSSIIPNLQISQDATGNSRSDAISDTGEMANNQILQGETSGHPTFKCPLCQEANFTRQRLLDHCNNRHLYQIVPVICPICVSLPWADTNQVTRNLVSHLNLRHRFDYGEFVNLQLDEEAQYQNAVQESCHVNF from the exons ATGGCCGAGGGGgccgcggcggccccggcgTGCTTCAGCGAGGATGATTTTTACTGCCCGGTGTGCCAGGAGGTGTTCAAAACGCCCGTGAGGACCGCCAACTGCCAGCACGT GTTTTGCAGGAAGTGCTTCTTGACAGCTATAAGAGAAAGTGGAACACACTGTCCTCTCTGCCGGGGGAGCGTgactaaaaaagaaagaacGTATCCCAAAAGGGCTCTAGATGTTGAAAACAGTATGAAGAAAGCTTCTGGGGGCTGTAGATGCTGTGAGAAGCAG gttAGATTTTCATGGATGAGACAGCATTATAAAACGTGTAAGAAGTATCAGGATGAATATGGTGTCTCTTCAATTATTCCAAACTTACAGATTTCCCAAGATGCAACAGGGAACAG CAGAAGTGATGCAATATCTGATACTGGTGAGATGGCTAATAATCAAATACTTCAAGGAGAAACAAG TGGACACCCAACCTTCAAATGCCCCCTGTGTCAGGAAGCCAATTTTACCAGACAGCGCTTGCTGGATCACTGTAATAATAGACATCTTTATCAGATCGTTCCTGTG ATCTGTCCTATTTGTGTATCTCTTCCTTGGGCAGATACTAACCAGGTTACTAGAAATCTTGTTAGCCATCTAAATCTAAGGCACCGGTTTGACTACGGAGAATTCGTG aATCTTCAGCTTGATGAAGAGGCCCAATACCAAAATGCAGTTCAAGAATCCTGTCATGTGAACTTTTAA
- the RNF138 gene encoding E3 ubiquitin-protein ligase RNF138 isoform X2, whose translation MVFPVPFRTRTVVFCRKCFLTAIRESGTHCPLCRGSVTKKERTYPKRALDVENSMKKASGGCRCCEKQVRFSWMRQHYKTCKKYQDEYGVSSIIPNLQISQDATGNSSRSDAISDTGEMANNQILQGETSGHPTFKCPLCQEANFTRQRLLDHCNNRHLYQIVPVICPICVSLPWADTNQVTRNLVSHLNLRHRFDYGEFVNLQLDEEAQYQNAVQESCHVNF comes from the exons ATGGTTTTCCCCGTTCCTTTTCGAACAAGGACGGTAGT GTTTTGCAGGAAGTGCTTCTTGACAGCTATAAGAGAAAGTGGAACACACTGTCCTCTCTGCCGGGGGAGCGTgactaaaaaagaaagaacGTATCCCAAAAGGGCTCTAGATGTTGAAAACAGTATGAAGAAAGCTTCTGGGGGCTGTAGATGCTGTGAGAAGCAG gttAGATTTTCATGGATGAGACAGCATTATAAAACGTGTAAGAAGTATCAGGATGAATATGGTGTCTCTTCAATTATTCCAAACTTACAGATTTCCCAAGATGCAACAGGGAACAG tAGCAGAAGTGATGCAATATCTGATACTGGTGAGATGGCTAATAATCAAATACTTCAAGGAGAAACAAG TGGACACCCAACCTTCAAATGCCCCCTGTGTCAGGAAGCCAATTTTACCAGACAGCGCTTGCTGGATCACTGTAATAATAGACATCTTTATCAGATCGTTCCTGTG ATCTGTCCTATTTGTGTATCTCTTCCTTGGGCAGATACTAACCAGGTTACTAGAAATCTTGTTAGCCATCTAAATCTAAGGCACCGGTTTGACTACGGAGAATTCGTG aATCTTCAGCTTGATGAAGAGGCCCAATACCAAAATGCAGTTCAAGAATCCTGTCATGTGAACTTTTAA